A single Actinomycetes bacterium DNA region contains:
- a CDS encoding aspartate aminotransferase family protein, producing the protein MTQPAPDPARGAEVYALDRQYVFHSWSAQAGLKPMVIAGAEGSYVWDYDGRRFLDFSCQLVNTNIGHQHPKVVAAIQQQAARLATIAPQHANDMRGEAAKRIVDLASPNHRKVFFTNGGADAIENAIRMARLHTGRPKVLSFYRSYHGNTGAAIQATGDPRRWPNEFADGHVHFYGPYLYRSPFWSASLEQECERALQHLEATIQFEGPGTIAAVLIESIVGTAGVIVPPPGYLEGVREICDRHGIVWIADEVMAGFGRTGAWFAYQNWGAHPDLIAFAKGVNSGYVPLGGVVISGEIAATFDERVFPGGLTYSGHPLACASAVATIDAMKEEGIVENAAAIGRDVLGPGLRELGERHQVIGEVRGLGVFWALDLVSDRATREPLAPYGGTSPAMNALVAACKERGLLPFTNYNRLHVVPPCTVTEGEVKDGLAILDEAFTVADTYYTG; encoded by the coding sequence ATGACGCAGCCAGCTCCCGACCCCGCGCGCGGCGCCGAGGTCTACGCCCTCGACCGCCAGTACGTGTTCCACTCCTGGTCCGCCCAGGCCGGCCTGAAGCCCATGGTGATCGCCGGCGCGGAGGGCAGCTATGTCTGGGACTACGACGGGCGGCGCTTCCTCGACTTCTCCTGCCAGCTGGTCAACACCAACATCGGACATCAGCACCCGAAGGTCGTGGCCGCCATCCAGCAGCAGGCGGCCCGGCTGGCCACGATCGCGCCCCAGCACGCGAACGACATGCGCGGCGAGGCCGCCAAGCGCATCGTCGACCTAGCCTCGCCCAACCACCGCAAGGTGTTCTTCACCAACGGCGGGGCCGACGCGATCGAGAACGCGATCCGGATGGCCCGGCTGCACACCGGCCGGCCGAAGGTGCTGTCGTTCTACCGCAGCTACCACGGCAACACCGGCGCCGCGATCCAGGCGACCGGCGACCCGCGCCGCTGGCCCAACGAGTTCGCCGACGGGCACGTGCACTTCTACGGGCCGTACCTGTACCGCTCCCCGTTCTGGTCGGCCTCCCTCGAGCAGGAGTGCGAGCGGGCGCTGCAGCACCTGGAGGCGACGATCCAGTTCGAAGGGCCGGGGACCATCGCCGCCGTGCTCATCGAGTCGATCGTCGGGACGGCCGGCGTGATCGTCCCGCCGCCGGGCTACCTCGAGGGGGTGCGCGAGATCTGCGACCGCCACGGGATCGTGTGGATCGCGGATGAGGTCATGGCCGGCTTCGGACGTACCGGTGCCTGGTTCGCCTACCAGAACTGGGGGGCGCACCCCGACCTCATCGCCTTCGCCAAGGGGGTCAACAGCGGGTACGTCCCGCTGGGCGGTGTCGTCATCTCGGGGGAGATCGCCGCGACTTTCGACGAGCGGGTGTTCCCGGGCGGGCTGACGTACTCCGGGCATCCGCTCGCGTGCGCGTCGGCGGTCGCGACCATCGACGCGATGAAGGAGGAGGGCATCGTCGAGAACGCTGCCGCGATCGGCCGAGACGTCCTGGGGCCCGGCCTGCGCGAGCTGGGCGAGCGGCACCAGGTCATCGGGGAGGTCCGCGGACTCGGCGTGTTCTGGGCCCTGGACCTGGTCAGCGACCGCGCGACGCGCGAGCCGCTGGCGCCGTACGGCGGTACCTCGCCCGCGATGAACGCGCTCGTGGCGGCCTGCAAGGAGCGCGGGCTGCTGCCGTTCACCAACTACAACCGGCTGCACGTCGTGCCGCCGTGCACCGTCACCGAGGGTGAGGTCAAGGACGGCCTGGCCATCCTCGACGAGGCCTTCACCGTCGCCGACACCTACTACACGGGCTGA
- a CDS encoding GNAT family protein — MSFEPRPDPRPDDVVWPEARWPPAPDVVLAGEVVRLTPTVDADLPQLWSALDDERVWEHLPMGRPAEAAALGEVLGGMRERGFHPWTLRLRQAVGALGPGAVVGWSSYLDVSPSDARCEIGATAYAVAVWGSAVNPDAKLQLLAYAFDVLGMGRVQLKTDVRNARSQRAIAGIGATYEGVLRRFNRRADGTVRDSVLFSVTAEEWPAVREHLVARVSAHRPQG; from the coding sequence GTGAGCTTCGAGCCGCGGCCGGACCCGCGTCCGGACGACGTGGTCTGGCCGGAGGCGAGGTGGCCGCCCGCTCCCGACGTCGTGCTCGCCGGCGAGGTCGTCCGCCTGACGCCGACGGTCGACGCCGACCTGCCGCAGCTGTGGTCGGCGCTCGATGACGAGCGGGTGTGGGAGCACCTGCCGATGGGCCGGCCCGCGGAGGCCGCAGCCCTGGGGGAGGTGCTGGGCGGGATGCGCGAGCGGGGCTTCCACCCGTGGACGCTGCGCCTTCGGCAGGCGGTCGGGGCCCTCGGACCGGGTGCCGTCGTCGGGTGGTCGAGCTACCTCGACGTCAGCCCAAGCGACGCGAGGTGCGAGATCGGCGCGACCGCGTACGCCGTGGCCGTCTGGGGCAGCGCGGTGAACCCGGACGCCAAGCTGCAGCTGCTGGCGTACGCCTTCGACGTGCTGGGCATGGGCCGCGTGCAGCTCAAGACCGACGTGCGCAACGCGCGCTCGCAACGCGCCATCGCGGGGATCGGGGCGACCTACGAGGGGGTCCTGCGCCGGTTCAACCGTCGGGCGGACGGGACGGTGCGCGACAGCGTGCTCTTCTCGGTGACCGCCGAGGAGTGGCCCGCGGTGCGGGAGCATCTTGTCGCCAGGGTGTCGGCGCACCGCCCTCAGGGCTGA
- a CDS encoding adenylosuccinate synthase encodes MPAIVVVGAQWGDEGKGKATDQLGGAVDYVVKYNGGNNAGHTVVVGEETYALHLLPSGILTPGVVPVIGNGVVIDLGVLFQELDALSARGVDVSPLVVSANAHVIASYNRTLDKVTERFLGSRRIGTTGRGIGPTYADKMSRIGIRVQDLFDAGILRQKVAAALEQKNHLLVKVYNRRAVAVEEVVGELLAYVDRLRPMVADTSLLLERALDEGSTVLLEGGQATLLDVDHGTYPFVTSSNATAGGACTGSGIPPNRIDSVVGILKAYTTRVGEGPFPTELHDAWGERLRKTGWEYGTTTGRPRRCGWFDAVIGRYAARVNGITDFVLTKLDVLSGMETVPVCVAYDVDGVRHDEIPMTQTDFHHARPVYEQLPGWWEDIADVREFDALPVNAQRYVLALEDMLGRPISLVGVGPGRDATVVRKPLL; translated from the coding sequence GTGCCTGCCATCGTCGTCGTCGGCGCCCAGTGGGGCGACGAGGGCAAGGGCAAGGCGACCGACCAGCTCGGCGGCGCCGTCGACTACGTCGTGAAGTACAACGGCGGCAACAACGCCGGGCACACCGTCGTAGTGGGCGAGGAGACCTATGCCCTGCACCTGCTGCCGAGCGGCATCCTGACCCCCGGCGTCGTCCCGGTCATCGGCAACGGGGTGGTCATCGACCTCGGGGTGCTCTTCCAGGAGCTCGACGCGCTGTCCGCGCGCGGCGTCGACGTCTCGCCCCTGGTGGTCAGCGCCAACGCGCACGTCATCGCGTCGTACAACCGGACGCTGGACAAGGTCACCGAGCGCTTCCTCGGCAGCCGGCGCATCGGCACGACCGGGCGCGGGATCGGGCCGACGTACGCGGACAAGATGTCGCGTATCGGCATCCGGGTCCAGGACCTCTTCGATGCCGGCATCCTGCGCCAGAAGGTCGCCGCGGCGCTCGAGCAGAAGAACCACCTGCTGGTGAAGGTGTACAACCGTCGCGCGGTGGCGGTCGAGGAGGTCGTGGGGGAGCTGCTCGCCTACGTCGACCGGCTGCGCCCGATGGTCGCGGACACCTCGCTGCTGCTCGAACGTGCCCTCGACGAGGGCAGCACCGTCTTGCTCGAGGGCGGGCAGGCCACGCTGCTCGACGTCGACCACGGGACGTACCCGTTCGTCACGTCCTCGAACGCGACGGCCGGCGGGGCGTGCACCGGCTCGGGCATCCCGCCGAACCGGATCGACTCCGTGGTGGGGATCCTGAAGGCGTACACGACCCGTGTCGGTGAGGGCCCGTTCCCGACCGAGCTGCACGACGCGTGGGGGGAGCGCCTGCGCAAGACCGGCTGGGAGTACGGCACCACGACCGGGCGGCCACGCCGCTGCGGGTGGTTCGACGCGGTGATCGGCCGGTACGCCGCCCGCGTCAACGGCATCACCGACTTCGTGCTGACCAAGCTCGACGTCCTCTCCGGGATGGAGACGGTCCCGGTGTGCGTGGCCTATGACGTCGACGGCGTACGCCACGACGAGATCCCGATGACCCAGACCGACTTCCACCACGCGCGGCCGGTCTACGAGCAGCTGCCCGGCTGGTGGGAGGACATCGCTGACGTTCGTGAGTTCGACGCCCTGCCGGTCAACGCGCAGCGGTACGTGCTCGCGCTGGAGGACATGCTCGGCCGGCCGATCTCGCTCGTAGGCGTCGGCCCGGGCCGCGATGCGACCGTGGTGCGAAAGCCCCTGCTGTGA
- a CDS encoding FAD-dependent oxidoreductase translates to MPGTPPPRPTVVGAGIAGIACARELAVAGLAPRVLDRGRRIGGRMAVRTVDGRPIDLGASYLTVRDPAFGAVVEDWLARGLARPWTDTFHVATPEGIEGTRTGPVRYAAPRGLRSLVEDLARGLGVEHPYDVSDVSPTRAGTPSVAGRAARVAVLAMPGPQALDLLSERYAAAREAADAVWEPTLALVARWPRRCWPQLDGVFVNDSPVLTFVADDGSRRGDGAPVLVAHSHPVLAAGHLDDPERAAPAMLAELRAVLHIAKPAERVDVMRWSLAKPVEPRPEPFHLDEAIGLCGDGWHGPSRVEAAYLSGRALGLELARRLG, encoded by the coding sequence ATGCCGGGTACCCCGCCGCCGCGACCGACCGTGGTCGGGGCCGGTATCGCCGGGATCGCCTGCGCCCGCGAGCTCGCCGTCGCCGGGCTCGCCCCCCGCGTGCTCGACCGTGGCCGCCGTATCGGCGGGCGGATGGCGGTGCGTACCGTCGACGGCCGCCCGATCGACCTCGGGGCGTCCTACCTCACCGTGCGCGACCCCGCCTTCGGCGCCGTCGTCGAGGACTGGCTCGCCCGCGGCCTGGCCCGGCCGTGGACCGACACCTTCCACGTGGCCACGCCCGAGGGCATCGAGGGCACCCGCACAGGCCCCGTCCGCTACGCGGCGCCGCGCGGGCTGCGCAGCCTCGTCGAGGACCTCGCGCGCGGGCTCGGCGTGGAGCACCCGTACGACGTCAGCGACGTCAGCCCGACCCGCGCCGGCACGCCCTCGGTGGCCGGACGAGCGGCGAGGGTGGCCGTGCTCGCGATGCCCGGTCCCCAGGCCCTCGACCTGCTGAGCGAGCGGTACGCCGCCGCGCGGGAGGCAGCCGACGCGGTCTGGGAGCCGACCCTCGCCCTCGTGGCTCGCTGGCCGCGGCGCTGCTGGCCGCAGCTCGACGGCGTCTTCGTCAACGACTCACCGGTCCTCACCTTCGTCGCCGACGACGGCAGCCGCCGCGGCGACGGCGCTCCCGTGCTCGTCGCGCACTCCCACCCGGTGCTCGCCGCCGGGCACCTCGACGACCCGGAGAGGGCGGCGCCGGCGATGCTGGCCGAGCTGCGCGCCGTGCTGCACATCGCGAAGCCGGCGGAGCGGGTCGACGTCATGCGCTGGTCGCTCGCCAAGCCGGTGGAGCCCCGCCCGGAGCCGTTCCACCTCGACGAGGCGATCGGGCTGTGCGGCGACGGCTGGCACGGACCGAGCCGGGTCGAGGCGGCCTACCTGTCGGGTCGGGCGCTCGGGCTCGAGCTCGCGCGTCGGCTGGGGTGA
- a CDS encoding DUF3151 domain-containing protein, which translates to MTSGGSPYPDLLGGPPPTLLPPDPGAAALEAGTQAEAVAAQYPGSCAAWAALADQAWHAGDVVQSYAFARTGYHRGLDALRRSGWKGHGPVPWSHEPNRGWLRALHALGRAAHAIGEGDEAERCAIFLVESSPEAADVLTSA; encoded by the coding sequence ATGACCTCTGGCGGCAGCCCGTACCCGGACCTGCTCGGCGGCCCGCCGCCCACCCTGCTCCCGCCCGACCCGGGTGCGGCGGCCCTCGAGGCCGGCACCCAGGCAGAGGCCGTGGCGGCGCAGTACCCCGGCTCGTGCGCGGCGTGGGCGGCGCTGGCCGACCAGGCGTGGCATGCCGGTGACGTGGTGCAGTCGTACGCGTTCGCACGCACCGGCTACCACCGCGGGCTGGACGCCCTGCGCCGAAGCGGGTGGAAGGGGCACGGGCCGGTGCCGTGGTCGCACGAGCCCAACCGGGGCTGGCTGCGCGCCCTGCACGCCCTGGGGCGCGCGGCCCACGCGATCGGCGAGGGCGACGAGGCCGAGCGGTGCGCCATCTTCCTCGTCGAGTCCAGCCCCGAGGCGGCCGACGTCCTCACCTCGGCCTGA
- a CDS encoding type IV toxin-antitoxin system AbiEi family antitoxin domain-containing protein, with amino-acid sequence MHPQLASLAARHGGTFSREDALAAGYTAAEIRSRLESGAWLRLRRGRYVSAELAETTTDPLARYRLDCWAALAVLDSAVAVSHRSAALLHGLDLHPTSRQRALALVELILPAGHSRRRPGVLGHDLPLVAAEVTHVDRLPVTSEARTGVDVAAVESLANATIALDSLLRRWAADGVERQEAHLRLTTAADRWPRKHHRRIHRAIEFADGRAESPGESLSRVLLAGQGLPPPDLQYIVAGYRSDFAWPGARTLGEFDGRMKYTEPGVLWAEKLREDALRAAGWEVARWTWDQITTNPAAVAQRLFAAFRRGSRHAG; translated from the coding sequence GTGCATCCGCAGCTGGCGAGCCTCGCCGCCCGCCATGGGGGCACCTTCAGCCGGGAGGACGCGCTCGCCGCCGGCTACACGGCGGCGGAGATCCGCTCGAGGTTGGAGTCCGGGGCCTGGCTGCGGCTTCGGCGGGGTCGGTACGTCTCCGCGGAGCTGGCCGAGACGACGACCGACCCGCTGGCCAGGTACCGGCTCGACTGTTGGGCCGCCCTCGCGGTTCTCGACTCTGCCGTGGCCGTCAGTCACCGCTCCGCGGCACTGCTGCACGGCCTGGACCTGCATCCCACGTCCCGCCAACGCGCCTTGGCCCTGGTCGAGCTCATCCTCCCGGCGGGGCACTCCCGGCGCCGGCCTGGCGTCCTCGGTCACGACCTCCCGCTCGTCGCCGCGGAGGTCACCCACGTGGACCGACTGCCCGTCACGTCCGAGGCACGGACCGGCGTCGATGTCGCCGCCGTCGAGAGCCTGGCGAACGCCACGATCGCGTTGGACTCGCTCCTGAGACGGTGGGCCGCCGACGGCGTCGAACGGCAGGAGGCCCACCTCCGGCTGACGACGGCGGCTGACCGGTGGCCGCGCAAGCACCATCGCCGGATCCATCGCGCCATCGAGTTCGCCGACGGCCGCGCCGAGAGCCCCGGGGAGTCGCTGTCTCGGGTGCTGCTCGCCGGTCAGGGTCTTCCGCCGCCGGACCTGCAGTACATCGTGGCCGGCTACCGCAGCGACTTCGCCTGGCCGGGCGCCCGGACGCTGGGCGAGTTCGACGGTCGCATGAAGTACACCGAACCCGGCGTCCTGTGGGCCGAGAAGCTGCGCGAGGACGCGTTGCGAGCGGCCGGGTGGGAGGTCGCGCGCTGGACGTGGGACCAGATCACGACGAACCCCGCAGCAGTCGCGCAGCGATTGTTCGCGGCGTTCCGCCGGGGCTCCCGGCATGCGGGCTGA
- the fbaA gene encoding class II fructose-bisphosphate aldolase — MPIASPEVYAEMLDRAKAGAFAYPAVNCTSSQTIVAAIRGFAEAESDGIVQVSWGGAEFASGQPVKDMVVGASALAAYAHEVAKAYPVNIALHTDHCPVDKLDGFLRPLLAISTERVARGQEPLFQSHMWDGSAVELKENLDIADELLDKTAAAHIVLEIEIGVVGGEEDGVQAKHDAKLYSTPEDGLATAERLGLGERGRYLVAATFGNVHGVYKPGNVVLRPSILKDIQDAVGAEYGVDKPFDLVFHGGSGSLLSEIREALDYGVVKMNIDTDTQYAFTRPIADHMFKSYDGVLKVDGDVGNKKQYDPRSYGKAAEAGMAARIVEAANDLRSAGTRIT, encoded by the coding sequence ATGCCCATCGCCAGCCCCGAGGTGTACGCCGAGATGCTCGACCGCGCCAAGGCCGGCGCATTCGCCTATCCCGCGGTCAACTGCACGTCCTCGCAGACCATCGTGGCCGCGATCCGCGGGTTCGCCGAGGCCGAGAGCGACGGCATCGTCCAGGTGTCGTGGGGCGGCGCGGAGTTCGCCTCTGGCCAGCCGGTGAAGGACATGGTCGTCGGGGCGAGTGCGCTGGCGGCGTACGCCCATGAGGTCGCGAAGGCCTATCCCGTCAACATCGCGCTGCACACCGATCACTGCCCCGTCGACAAGCTCGACGGCTTCCTCCGCCCGCTGCTGGCGATCTCCACCGAGCGGGTGGCGCGCGGCCAGGAGCCGCTGTTCCAGTCGCACATGTGGGACGGCTCGGCGGTGGAGCTGAAGGAGAACCTCGACATCGCCGACGAGCTGCTCGACAAGACGGCGGCCGCGCACATCGTGCTCGAGATCGAGATCGGCGTGGTCGGGGGCGAGGAGGACGGCGTGCAGGCCAAGCACGACGCCAAGCTGTACTCCACGCCGGAGGACGGCCTCGCCACCGCGGAGCGCCTGGGTCTCGGCGAACGTGGCCGCTACCTCGTCGCGGCGACCTTCGGCAACGTCCACGGGGTCTACAAGCCCGGCAACGTCGTCCTGCGCCCGTCGATCCTCAAGGACATCCAGGACGCGGTGGGGGCCGAGTACGGCGTCGACAAGCCCTTCGACCTGGTCTTCCACGGCGGCTCCGGCTCGTTGCTGTCGGAGATCCGCGAGGCGCTCGATTACGGCGTGGTCAAGATGAACATCGACACCGACACCCAGTACGCCTTCACCCGACCGATCGCCGACCACATGTTCAAGAGCTACGACGGGGTCCTCAAGGTCGATGGCGACGTCGGCAACAAGAAGCAGTACGACCCCCGGTCGTACGGCAAGGCCGCGGAGGCCGGCATGGCGGCGCGGATCGTCGAAGCCGCCAATGACCTCCGGTCCGCCGGTACCAGGATCACCTGA
- a CDS encoding TrmH family RNA methyltransferase yields the protein MCADHAPRDPADSADPATGVGPWPGEWPDDSRLDPDLLAHGDRRNVVDGYRYWRLEAIVADLDRRRHPFHVAVENFAHDFNIGSVVRTANAFLAAEVHVVGRRRWNRRGAMVTDRYQHVRHHQDVDALAAWAADAGLPLLGVDNLPGAVPLETYDLPRGCVLLFGQEGPGLSAEARERSAAVLSIAQFGSTRSINAGAAAAVAMHAWVRRHVFGQFPG from the coding sequence ATGTGCGCCGACCATGCGCCGCGCGACCCTGCCGACTCCGCCGACCCTGCGACGGGGGTGGGGCCCTGGCCCGGTGAGTGGCCGGACGACTCTCGCCTGGACCCCGACCTGCTCGCCCACGGCGACCGCCGCAACGTGGTGGACGGCTACCGGTACTGGCGCCTCGAGGCGATCGTCGCCGACCTCGACCGGCGCCGGCACCCCTTTCACGTCGCGGTGGAGAATTTCGCCCACGACTTCAACATCGGGTCGGTGGTACGGACCGCCAACGCCTTCCTGGCCGCCGAGGTGCACGTGGTGGGCCGGCGGCGCTGGAACCGCCGCGGCGCGATGGTGACCGACCGGTACCAGCACGTGCGGCACCACCAGGACGTAGACGCCCTCGCGGCGTGGGCGGCGGATGCCGGACTCCCGCTGCTGGGCGTCGACAACCTGCCGGGCGCGGTGCCGCTGGAGACCTACGACCTGCCGCGCGGCTGCGTCCTGCTGTTCGGGCAGGAGGGGCCGGGGTTGTCCGCCGAGGCGCGGGAGCGGTCCGCGGCGGTCCTCTCGATCGCCCAGTTCGGCTCGACCCGTTCGATCAACGCCGGCGCGGCCGCGGCGGTGGCGATGCACGCCTGGGTGCGCCGCCACGTCTTCGGTCAGTTTCCCGGTTGA
- a CDS encoding VTT domain-containing protein: protein MHLAAELALLGWLSPDHLLGSFGLLGLLAVIFAECGLLVGFFLPGDTLLFTAGVLVRKGSFDHPLWYVIALEFLAAVAGNLVGYLIGYRAGPAVFRNHDARIFRPEYVRRTGEFFQRWGSWAIVLARFVPVIRTFVAVMAGAARMNFRTFAIFSVIGGALWTTGVTCLGYAFGNVALIADHVELILLAGVASSVVPIGWHYWRTRPASSTG from the coding sequence GTGCACCTTGCGGCCGAGCTCGCCCTGCTCGGGTGGCTGTCCCCCGATCACCTGCTCGGCAGTTTCGGGCTGCTCGGCCTGCTCGCCGTCATCTTCGCGGAGTGCGGGCTGCTCGTCGGATTCTTCCTGCCCGGCGACACTCTGCTGTTCACGGCGGGGGTGCTGGTCCGCAAGGGCAGCTTCGACCACCCCCTCTGGTACGTCATCGCGCTGGAGTTCCTCGCCGCCGTCGCCGGCAACCTCGTCGGCTACCTCATCGGCTATCGAGCCGGCCCCGCGGTCTTCCGCAACCACGACGCCCGGATCTTCCGTCCCGAGTACGTCCGCCGGACCGGCGAGTTCTTCCAGCGGTGGGGCAGCTGGGCCATCGTCCTGGCGCGGTTCGTCCCGGTCATCCGCACGTTCGTGGCGGTCATGGCGGGCGCCGCTCGGATGAACTTTCGCACCTTCGCCATCTTCAGCGTCATCGGCGGCGCGCTCTGGACGACAGGCGTGACCTGCCTCGGGTACGCCTTCGGCAACGTCGCCCTCATCGCCGACCACGTCGAGCTGATCCTGCTGGCCGGCGTGGCCTCCTCGGTGGTGCCGATCGGCTGGCACTACTGGCGGACCCGTCCGGCCTCCTCAACCGGCTGA
- a CDS encoding LemA family protein — protein MSPVVWIVLGVVVLLLLGAVVSYNRFVRQRNLVQESWRQIDVELTRRHDLVPNLVETVKGYAAHERGTFEAVTAARAAAAAPGSSPAQQAEQENVLTGALRQLFAVAEAYPDLKASSLFQQLQSQLAEIEDRIAAGRRFYNANVRAYNTRIQAFPSNFIASMFHFTAAEYFEANDEETRAVPQVSFGSMATGTPYAGPPAAGPTAPAPGPGDGGAGGPTYAAPPPGATTPSAPPPPPEPPATA, from the coding sequence GTGAGTCCCGTGGTCTGGATCGTGCTCGGCGTCGTCGTCCTCCTCCTGCTCGGCGCCGTCGTCTCCTACAACCGCTTCGTCCGGCAGCGCAACCTGGTGCAGGAGTCCTGGCGCCAGATCGACGTCGAACTGACCCGCCGCCACGACCTGGTCCCGAACCTGGTCGAGACGGTCAAGGGCTACGCCGCCCACGAGCGCGGCACCTTCGAGGCGGTCACCGCGGCACGTGCGGCGGCCGCCGCCCCGGGCTCGTCCCCGGCGCAGCAGGCCGAGCAGGAGAACGTCCTCACCGGCGCCCTGCGCCAGCTGTTCGCGGTGGCCGAGGCCTACCCGGACCTCAAGGCGAGCTCGCTCTTCCAGCAGCTGCAGAGCCAGCTGGCCGAGATCGAGGACCGGATCGCCGCCGGCCGGCGCTTCTACAACGCCAACGTACGGGCGTACAACACGCGCATCCAGGCGTTCCCGAGCAACTTCATCGCCTCGATGTTCCACTTCACCGCGGCCGAGTACTTCGAGGCCAACGACGAGGAGACCCGGGCGGTGCCGCAGGTGTCGTTCGGGAGTATGGCGACCGGGACGCCGTACGCCGGCCCGCCGGCAGCCGGACCCACCGCACCTGCCCCCGGTCCCGGGGATGGCGGCGCGGGCGGGCCGACCTACGCCGCACCGCCTCCGGGAGCCACGACGCCGTCGGCGCCGCCCCCTCCACCCGAGCCGCCGGCCACTGCCTGA
- a CDS encoding DUF3137 domain-containing protein produces the protein MSNASPLVFVVFLVVGAAFVVIGYLNNQKRIKAVEQFCVDRGWSYVAEAPQYVDRWQGHPFGTGERRRARNVMSGEWRGAAFVGFDYSYETTSTDANGRTNRTTHTFGVVALGLPTYLPTLQVTGESVLRRAAQAVGMGHDIDLESEDFNRAFTVTSPDPKFASDVLTPRTMEMLLAAPHLAWRIEGTDILSWATGAFSPVDVLQRLDHLSKVVAGVPSFVWHDHGYDPQQPAGGTGGGSAP, from the coding sequence ATGAGCAACGCCTCCCCGCTGGTGTTCGTCGTCTTCCTCGTGGTCGGCGCGGCCTTCGTGGTGATCGGCTACCTGAACAACCAGAAGCGGATCAAGGCCGTCGAGCAGTTCTGCGTCGATCGCGGTTGGAGCTACGTCGCGGAGGCTCCGCAGTACGTCGACCGGTGGCAGGGGCACCCGTTCGGCACCGGCGAACGGCGTCGAGCACGCAACGTGATGAGCGGGGAGTGGCGCGGCGCAGCGTTCGTGGGCTTCGACTACTCCTACGAGACGACGTCGACGGATGCCAACGGGCGTACCAACCGCACCACCCACACCTTCGGCGTCGTCGCCCTCGGGCTCCCCACGTACCTGCCGACGCTGCAGGTCACCGGCGAGAGCGTGCTGCGACGGGCCGCTCAGGCGGTCGGGATGGGCCACGACATCGACCTCGAGTCCGAGGACTTCAACCGGGCGTTCACGGTGACCAGCCCCGACCCGAAGTTCGCCTCGGACGTGCTCACGCCGCGGACCATGGAGATGCTGCTGGCGGCGCCGCACCTCGCCTGGCGCATCGAGGGCACCGACATCCTGTCGTGGGCGACGGGCGCGTTCTCCCCCGTCGACGTGCTTCAGCGCCTGGACCACCTGAGCAAGGTGGTGGCCGGTGTCCCATCGTTCGTGTGGCACGACCACGGATACGATCCCCAGCAGCCAGCCGGAGGTACCGGTGGAGGGAGCGCACCGTGA
- the pyrE gene encoding orotate phosphoribosyltransferase: MSDVRAQLLDHITRKAVVHGRVVLSSGREADYYVDLRRITLDGEAAPLVGDVMLDLTADLGYDAVGGLTLGADPVATAMLHAAARRSARLDAFVVRKEGKAHGLQRRIEGPDVAGRRVLAVEDTSTTGGSVLTAVSALREAGAEVVGVAVIVERGAAAAVAAAGLTYRAAFTLADLGLA; this comes from the coding sequence GTGAGCGACGTACGGGCACAGCTCCTCGACCACATCACGCGCAAGGCCGTCGTCCACGGCCGAGTCGTGCTGTCCAGCGGGCGGGAGGCCGACTACTACGTCGACCTGCGCCGCATCACCCTCGACGGCGAGGCGGCCCCCCTGGTCGGTGACGTCATGCTCGACCTCACCGCGGACCTGGGCTACGACGCGGTCGGCGGGCTCACCCTGGGCGCGGATCCGGTGGCGACGGCCATGCTGCACGCGGCGGCGCGCCGGAGCGCCCGGCTGGACGCCTTCGTCGTGCGCAAGGAGGGCAAGGCGCACGGGCTGCAGCGGCGCATCGAGGGACCGGACGTCGCCGGGCGGCGCGTCCTGGCGGTCGAGGACACCTCGACGACGGGCGGGTCGGTGCTGACCGCGGTCTCGGCGCTGCGCGAGGCGGGCGCCGAGGTGGTGGGTGTCGCCGTCATCGTCGAGCGGGGGGCGGCGGCGGCGGTCGCGGCTGCCGGGCTGACGTACCGGGCGGCCTTCACCCTCGCCGACCTCGGCCTCGCCTGA